In Microbacterium sp. No. 7, the genomic window CGCGCAGGTCGCGGATCGTCTGGGTGAGCCGCTTGCGGTCGGCGAGGCTCGGCTCGGTCGCGGGGTTCGGGCTCACGAAGCCCGCGACGGTCAGGTCGTAGGCCGCCGCGAGATAGCCGAAGGCGTCGTGCGTCGTCACGAGCACGCGCCGCGAGGGAGGGATGCCGGCGATCGCCGCCCGCACGTCGGCGTCGAGCCGCTCGAGCTCGCGCAGGTACGCGTGCGCGTTGTCGCGGTACTCGCGCGCCCCCGCCGGATCGGCCTGCATGAGCGTGTCGCGCATGATCTCGACGTAGGCCATCGCGTTGCGCACGTTCTGCCACAGGTGCGGGTCGATCTCGCCGTGCACGTGCTTGCCGAGCACGGCCTGCGGCAGCTGGTAGACCGGGTCGCCGGGCCGCCCGAGAAAGCGGAACGCGGGGTCTCCGGGCACCTCGTGCAGCGCCTTCGTGGGCACCTCGACGACGACGTCGTCGAGCGCGAAGAGGTCCTGGTGCCGCTCGCCCCGGCCGTGCTCGTGATCGAGCAGCACGCGCAGCGCGCCGGCGTCGAGGTCGACCGTCAGGTCGGAGTGCCCGGCGTTCAGCACGACGTCCCGGCCCGTCGCGTGCGGGTCGACGCCGACGGCGAAGAGGAGCGTGCCGGATGCCACGGGCAGCGGCTTCGCGCGCGGGTCGACCTGCAGGCTCGCGCGCACGTCGAGCTCGTACAGGCCCGGCGCCGTGAAGGCCCAGCTGAGGTGCGTGTGCGCGTCCGGCGGCAGCCGCAGCGTGTCGGCGGCGTATCCCGTGCCGGCGTCGAAGCCGTCCCTCGAGTCGACGTAGTGCGTCACGTCGCCGAACGTGCCGGTGAGGTAGGCGTGCACGTCGCCGGCGCACGGCTCGTCGGCGCAGCGGATGCCGGTGGCGCTCAGCAGCACGTCCGACGCGCGGTCGGCGCCGTGATGCGCGCCGTCGCCCGCGACGCGCACGCCGAGCCACACGGTGTCGAGCGACACGTCCTCGACGAGCGGGATGATCTCGGCCGCGTACTTGACGGCGCTCTCGGCGAGCGAGACGTTCGGCACGCCGTCCGGCAGGTTGGCGTCGATCGCCTTGACGATGCTCTGCTCCTCGAGCAGCAGGTAGTTCGTGAACGCGACGTCGGCGTAGACGATGTCGCGCACGTCGCGCAGCGTGGGCTCGTAGCCGTGCGGGTCGGCGCCGTCGGGCACGATCGACGTCACGGTCGCGCGGTCGCCCGCGACCTGCCGGGCGAGGTCGGCGAGGATGCCGGTCGTCGTGACGATGCGCACCTCGTCGTGCGACGGGGTCTGCGGCATCCCTCCCGCGCAGCTCGCGAGCAGGGCGCAGCCGCTCAGCAGGGCGCCGCTCGCATGCCGCAGGCGGCGCGTGCGGTCGGCACCGCCCGCCCCCGGGATGTCCGTCGTGCGTGCGTGTGTGACGACGCATTCGCGGGGATGAGTTGCGGCTGGCATACCGCTAATGATAGTCATTATCAATAACACGTCCTCCACGACGGACTCCCTGCCCACCGCCGAGCGCCGTACCGGGCGCCTCGCCGATGTGAAACGCGACGGCACCCACCCATGACTGCCCC contains:
- a CDS encoding anchored repeat ABC transporter, substrate-binding protein encodes the protein MPAATHPRECVVTHARTTDIPGAGGADRTRRLRHASGALLSGCALLASCAGGMPQTPSHDEVRIVTTTGILADLARQVAGDRATVTSIVPDGADPHGYEPTLRDVRDIVYADVAFTNYLLLEEQSIVKAIDANLPDGVPNVSLAESAVKYAAEIIPLVEDVSLDTVWLGVRVAGDGAHHGADRASDVLLSATGIRCADEPCAGDVHAYLTGTFGDVTHYVDSRDGFDAGTGYAADTLRLPPDAHTHLSWAFTAPGLYELDVRASLQVDPRAKPLPVASGTLLFAVGVDPHATGRDVVLNAGHSDLTVDLDAGALRVLLDHEHGRGERHQDLFALDDVVVEVPTKALHEVPGDPAFRFLGRPGDPVYQLPQAVLGKHVHGEIDPHLWQNVRNAMAYVEIMRDTLMQADPAGAREYRDNAHAYLRELERLDADVRAAIAGIPPSRRVLVTTHDAFGYLAAAYDLTVAGFVSPNPATEPSLADRKRLTQTIRDLRVPAVFLEPNLAARSSTLVEVAREQGVRVCPLYGDALDADAPTYVDMMRANARSLVTCLVP